In Meleagris gallopavo isolate NT-WF06-2002-E0010 breed Aviagen turkey brand Nicholas breeding stock chromosome 2, Turkey_5.1, whole genome shotgun sequence, the following are encoded in one genomic region:
- the SLC30A1 gene encoding zinc transporter 1 yields MSAKAEQSPGDGEAALHREETSTLVENCSGSNGVSQEKLGDMKDDTTDLQVNGNAGHYPLDVEEVEEDSSAQLNMRGVFLHVFGDALGSVIVVVNALLFYGLWNPCPKDGPCFNPCVNSHCVENATLSQPLGSVNKSEQESITVAGPCWLLYLDPVLCLIMVCILLYTTYPLLRESALILLQTVPKQIDVHSLNSKLRTLEGVEAVHELHIWQLAGSRIIGTAHIKCPDPSTYMMVAKRIKEIFHDEGIHATTIQPEFASVGSESGRGKCEFPCRTQCALKQCCGTVEDNTGKKTEKSSSLSISCSEVVIEFPHNKTRRTKSESVPAVKLEANTDQNEQFESSL; encoded by the exons ATGTC CGCCAAGGCCGAGCAAAGCCCCGGGGACGGGGAGGCCGCGCTGCACCGCGAGGAGACCAGCACCTTGGTGGAGAACTGCAGCGGCTCCAACGGGGTCAGCCAGGAGAAGCTGG GTGATATGAAGGACGACACAACAGACCTACAAGTGAATGGGAACGCTGGGCATTATCCTCTGGACGTTGAAGAGGTTGAGGAAGACTCTAGCGCGCAGCTTAACATGCGTGGAGTTTTTCTGCATGTCTTTGGAGATGCCTTAGGTTCAGTAATTGTCGTAGTGAATGCCTTGCTCTTTTATGGTTTGTGGAATCCGTGCCCCAAAGATGGGCCCTGCTTTAATCCGTGTGTCAATAGCCATTGCGTGGAGAATGCTACTTTATCCCAACCTCTTGGCAGTGTAAACAAGTCTGAGCAAGAGAGCATTACGGTGGCTGGTCCATGCTGGTTACTATATTTAGACCCTGTTCTTTGTTTGATTATGGTTTGTATCCTCCTTTACACAACTTACCCGTTACTTAGGGAGTCGGCCCTTATACTTCTGCAGACTGTTCCCAAACAAATAGATGTTCATTCTTTGAACTCAAAATTACGTACCCTTGAAGGAGTTGAAGCAGTGCATGAATTACACATTTGGCAGCTAGCAGGCAGTAGGATCATTGGCACGGCTCACATAAAGTGTCCTGACCCTTCCACGTACATGATGGTGGCAAAGCGCATAAAAGAGATCTTTCACGATGAAGGGATTCATGCAACTACCATCCAGCCCGAGTTTGCCAGCGTTGGCTCTGAATCAGGGAGAGGGAAATGCGAGTTTCCTTGCAGAACTCAGTGTGCTTTGAAGCAGTGTTGTGGAACAGTAGAAGATAATActggaaagaagacagaaaaatcttCTTCGCTTAGTATTTCTTGTTCAGAGGTTGTCATTGAATTTCCACATAACAAAACTAGAAGGACTAAATCGGAGAGCGTACCTGCAGTTAAGCTAGAGGCAAACACCGATCAAAACGAGCAGTTTGAATCATCTTTGTAA